One genomic window of Anaerolineae bacterium includes the following:
- a CDS encoding ABC transporter permease subunit: MWFERARDRVRQLALWYRPVGVLWQRELQDQLRDWRILAPVFVLTLLFPAIANFTAKRMVAFTEHYGAKVVAESLFPFLMLAVAFFPISISLVVALESFAGERERGSIEPLLAAPISDGQLYWGKLLAVLTLPLAALYTGVFFYVLVMGLRVGWWPSTRTWVSVLGLSTLRALAMVSSAVVISSQATSVRGANLLASAIIIPMAFLLQAEGYFMFWRHYDMLIWIALGLAVVTLILTRLGLAHFNREGLLGRELDVFNLGWMRTVLFDAFRGEARSWHEWVVGAWRQAWGEQKVALGLVAALMASSVAMGYHVGTLWVPSLVRQHSDEVAQGILGILGPLTNPGGEGFPWLNGWAMLSLFAYNLRSLGLAFLGSLFTLGAVGLLLPVLTMGVVGFGMYLVPAVGLASPWQYWWQMVLPHGVAELPAILIFGTTMLRMGARWIAPAQGASLGQAWLTALGEAARVLVAVVIPLFALAAFLEAFVTPWMVVHPWMP; the protein is encoded by the coding sequence ATGTGGTTTGAACGAGCGAGGGATCGGGTGCGCCAGTTGGCCCTCTGGTACCGACCGGTGGGTGTGCTCTGGCAGCGGGAACTTCAGGATCAGTTGCGTGACTGGCGCATTCTGGCGCCGGTCTTCGTCCTGACTTTGCTCTTCCCGGCCATCGCCAACTTCACCGCCAAGCGGATGGTGGCCTTTACCGAGCACTATGGCGCTAAAGTGGTGGCTGAGAGCCTGTTCCCGTTTCTGATGTTGGCGGTGGCCTTTTTCCCCATTTCGATTTCTCTGGTGGTGGCCCTGGAGAGTTTCGCCGGGGAGCGCGAACGGGGCAGCATTGAGCCTCTCCTGGCGGCGCCTATCAGCGACGGGCAACTGTATTGGGGAAAACTCCTGGCGGTGCTTACTCTACCCTTGGCGGCGCTCTACACCGGCGTGTTCTTCTATGTACTGGTGATGGGCCTGCGGGTGGGATGGTGGCCTTCGACCCGCACCTGGGTCAGCGTGCTGGGCCTGAGCACCCTGCGAGCGCTGGCCATGGTGAGCAGCGCGGTGGTGATTTCCAGCCAGGCCACTTCGGTGCGGGGGGCTAATCTGCTGGCCTCGGCCATTATCATCCCCATGGCCTTCCTGTTGCAGGCCGAGGGGTACTTCATGTTTTGGCGGCACTACGATATGCTGATCTGGATCGCGCTGGGCCTGGCTGTGGTGACCTTGATCCTCACCCGATTGGGTCTGGCCCACTTCAACCGCGAGGGCCTGTTGGGCCGGGAACTCGATGTGTTCAACCTGGGCTGGATGAGGACGGTGCTGTTCGACGCCTTTCGGGGAGAGGCCCGTTCCTGGCATGAATGGGTGGTGGGTGCGTGGCGTCAGGCCTGGGGAGAACAGAAGGTGGCCCTGGGGCTGGTGGCGGCCCTCATGGCCTCCAGCGTGGCCATGGGCTATCATGTGGGCACTTTGTGGGTGCCGTCCCTGGTCAGGCAACACAGCGACGAAGTCGCCCAGGGCATTTTGGGTATTCTGGGCCCTTTGACCAACCCGGGCGGCGAGGGCTTTCCATGGCTTAACGGTTGGGCCATGCTCTCGCTTTTTGCCTATAACCTGCGGAGTTTGGGCCTGGCTTTTCTTGGCAGTTTGTTCACCCTGGGGGCCGTGGGGCTGTTGCTTCCGGTGTTGACCATGGGTGTGGTGGGCTTTGGGATGTATCTGGTACCGGCGGTGGGGCTGGCTTCACCCTGGCAATACTGGTGGCAGATGGTGCTCCCTCACGGCGTGGCCGAACTCCCGGCCATTCTGATTTTTGGCACCACCATGCTACGCATGGGAGCCCGCTGGATCGCTCCGGCCCAAGGGGCTTCGTTGGGTCAGGCCTGGTTGACGGCCCTTGGCGAGGCGGCGCGGGTCCTCGTCGCGGTGGTCATCCCGTTGTTCGCGCTGGCAGCCTTCCTGGAAGCCTTTGTTACCCCTTGGATGGTGGTGCATCCCTGGATGCCCTGA